The DNA region GTAAAAACCGCGGCGGGGACCCGGCTGCGGACCGGGCGCATCACCAACTTCGATCAACAGCAATTCGTGGTGCGTTCGTCCGGAAGTAAGGGCCGCTGCCTTGAAAGGAAGATTACTTCCTTCAATACGTCTAAGTCCGAGGAGTTCTGCGTAGAAATTCAGAGAGGCATCAAGGTCACGAACGTAGAAAACAATGTGGCCGAGATAGTGTGTTCTCATCGGGAAATAGTTTTATCAAAAACACCATTCTGATAGTCTTCAAACGCCTGAAGCACCTCTCCCCTGGTATTCATAACAAATGGGCCACCCCGGGCAATGGGTTCATTGAGCGGCTCACCTGCCACCAACAAGCACCGGCCGCCCTCATGTCCTCCGGAGAGTTGAACCTCACCTTCAGTGTCCAAAACAGCTAAGTTGCCGACAAAAATTTCATTTTCATCACCCACCTTCACAGAACCTTCAAAGACATAGACAAAACTGTTCCACCCATCCACAAGGTCGTGGTTGAACACGGTATTACTTTCAAGATGGACGTCCATGTATGACATGCCCGTCTTTGCCGAAGCCGGGCCTGTTGTGCCGTTATATATTCCTGTCACAATGCGGACGGTGACGCCCTCTTCATTAACCTCCGCAATGTTTTCAGATGGAATATCCTGATAATCCGGCTCCGTCATTTTCAGTTTCTTTGGCAGATTTACCCACAACTGGAAACCCCAGACAAGACCGTCTTCCTGCTCGGGCATCTCACTATGGATTACCCCTCGGCCGGCGGTCATCCACTGAACAGAGCCGGACGTAAGTAGACCTTCATTGCCCGCCGAATCCTTGTGGCGGAAGCTACCCTGAAGCATGTAGGTCACCGTCTCAAAACCGCGGTGAGGATGGGGCGGGAAACCGGCCAGGTAATCGTCGGGATTTTCGCTCCTGAACTCATCCAACAGAAGGAATGGATCGAGAGTGTCAAGCTGGGGCGATCCGATGATCCGCTTCAAGTTAACACCACCGCCGTCGCTGGTCATCAGGCCTTCGATTGTCTGTAATACCTGACGTTTCTTATCAATCATGTCAGTGCCCTCCAAACAGATGCCAGCATAATCAATCTCCTTTTGACTTAGCACCGATCAGGGCGCCTGCATAAATGATTATGTATCTATTTATCTCCATTGAAGGATATTGCAGGTCCAACTGGTACAATCCTCGAAGGATTTAATTTTTCGTGCGTCATGAAGTAGTGATGTTTGATATGATCCATATCCACTGTTTCAGCAATACCAGGAACTGCATAAAGTCTTTTTATATAATTCCAAAGATTCGGACAGTCTACCAATCTATGTTTATTACACTTGAAATGGCTGTAATAAACAGGATCGAATCGTACCAAAGTTGGAAAAAGCCGCCAATCCGCCTCCGTTAGGGTGTCTCCAACGAGATATGTCTGGTCTCCTAAAAGTTCCTCAAGCTTTTCAAGGGTCCCCCACAAATCATTGAATGCTTTTTCATAAGCTTTCTGAGCGGTGGCAAATCCACATCGATAGACACCATTGTTCACACTGTTGTAAATCATTTCATTCATATTATCTATCTCTTTCCTCATAGAATAGGGATAGAAATCGATTGCTGGATCACCGAAAGCATCAAACTCAGAGTTGAGCATTCGAATCAGCTCTGATGATTCATTGTTCACAATCCCGCCAGTTTTTTTGTCCCATAATACAGGTACAGTGACCCGTCCTTCGAATTCGGGGTTTGTGGCACGGTAAGCTTCGCTCAGAAAAGAGAATCCGTTCAATGAATCTGGGAATTCATCATTAAAACGCCATCCCCGCTCCTCTCGGATTGGATCCACCACTGACATTGATATAGCATTTTCCAATTTTTTCAGTTTCCTGTAAATGATGGTTCGGTGAGCCCAAGGACAGGCAAGTGAGACGTAAAGGTGATATCTGCCGGATTCCGTTGGAAAACCCGAACTACCGTCAGCTGTCACCCACTTACGGAATGCACTGACCTGCCGGACAAACTCACCCTGTATATTTATTTCTTTAGGATATTGGGCCTTTACCATTCAGTCCAGGACTCCGGTCTCGATTGAACAATTTGTTCAATTTTATCCATGACCTCCGGCGTCACTTTCTCTGCAACATCAGCAGCTCTAAGATTGTCCCTAAGCTGATCTGAATTTGATGCCCCGAGAATGACGGTTGAAACATTGGGATTCTTCAGGCACCAGGCCAGGGCAAGATGAATCAGAGAAATACCGATATCATCAGCAAACGCTACTAGTTGCTTTGTTTTCTCCACCATATCCTGTCCGATGGGAGATTCCAGTCGTTTCCGTAGGAAGCCATACTCGGGCAGTTCCATGCGAGATCCTTTTGGAATACCTTCAGCGTACTTCCCTGTCAGTATTCCCGATGCCAAAGGCGACCAGATGATAGTACCAAGACCTTCATCATCAAAAAGGCGAAGATATTCGCGCTCAAGTTTTTCCCTTTCGAACAGATTATACTGAGGCTGTTCTGTGGTAGGCGGTTCCAGATTGTACTGGTTTGCCACACCGTACGCCGCTCGAATTTCATCAGCGGACCATTCGGAAGTACCCCAGTACAACACCTTACCTTGCTTGACGAGGCTATCCATGGCTCGGACTGACTCTTCAATTGGAGTGTGCCTGTCAGGACGGTGGCAAAAGAAAAGATCCAGGTAATCAACCTGAAGCCGTTTCAAAGCAGCATGGCAGGCGTCGTGAATGTGCTTCCGGGAGAGCCCCCGTTGCATCGGCTTCTCTCCACCCCAGTAGACCTTGCTGGAAACAGAGTAAGTGTCTCTGGACCATTTCATTTTCTGCAATACCTTCCCCATGATCACTTCTGACTCTCCATCAGCATACACTTCCGCATTGTCGAAAAAATTGACACCCGCATCGTAAGCAACTTTCATGCAGTCTTCCGCGGCGGACTCATCCAGCTGAAAAGAAAAGGTAACCCAGGAACCGTAAGAAAGTTCGCTCAGCTTCAGGCCCGATTTTCCTAATCGGCGATAATTCAACTTTCAGTCTCCTTAAATGATGAGTTAGTGGTCGACAAACTTACATGGCGGATTGTTCAGGTTCAACGGGTTTGCCGACGATTCTTTTGTTCATAACCTTGAACGAATAAATTCCCATAGTTAATAAGAATCTTTTTCTTAACCGTAAGGAGATAATTATGTCACTTGTTTCAATCAATCCCGCCACAGGCGAAAAGATTAGAGAGTATGAAGAAACTTCCCAAAATGAGGTCGAAGTCATTCTTCGACGAGCTCAAAATGATTTCCTGAGTTGGCGTAAGACCGATTTTGAACACCGCAATAATCTCTTGTACAAAGTTGCGGCAGATTTGCGTTCAAACGCTCAACGTTATGCTGAGGTCATGACCGAAGAGATGGGTAAACCCATCAAAGAGGGGCGGGCGGAAGCTGAAAAATCAGCTTGGGCATGCGAATATTATGCTGAAAACGGGGAGGAATTTCTCGCATCCGAGTCTGTGGAAACGGACGCATCCAAAAGCTTTGTCACTTTTCAACCTATCGGGACGGTTCTGGCTATCATGCCTTGGAATTTCCCTTTCTGGCAGGTATTTAGGTTCGCAGCACCCGCCCTCATGGCTGGCAATGTTGGTATCTTGAAACATGCCTCCAACGTCACGGGCTGTGCCCTGGCTATCGAAAAGATATTTCGTGATGCTGGTTATCCTGAAGGGTGTTTCAGCACCTTGGTCATGGGAAGCGACCGGGTGGGAGAACTGATCGATCACCCTGTTGTGAAGGCGGTTACGTTGACCGGAAGCACAGCAGCCGGAAAGGCGGTGGCGGCCCGTGCCGGAGGGGCACTTAAAAAGACTGTTCTTGAACTGGGTGGCAGTGACCCGTACGTAATTCTTGAAGACGCAGATCTTGATCAGGCGGTGACCGCTTGCGTTACAGGACGGCTCATCAACACCGGACAGAGCTGTATAGCCGCGAAACGGTACATCGTTGTGGAATCTGTAGCCAAACCTTTTGAAGAAAAACTACTGGAAGTTTTGAAGGGAAAAATAATGGGCGATCCCACAGACGAATCAAACGACATTGGACCCATGGCACGCCACGATCTACGTGATGAACTCCATGATCAGGTGAAGCGGTCCGTGGATGCGGGAGCACGGTGTCTCATGGGCGGCGAGGTCCCCAAGATTAAAGGAGCGTTTTATCCAGTAACCGTTCTCGCGGATGTAACCCCGGGCATGGCCGCCTATGAAGAGGAAATATTTGGACCAGTGGCCAGCATTATAGCCGTTAAAGATGAAGCTGAAGCACTGAAAGCCGCCAACGACACACCTTTTGGCCTCGGCGGCGCCGTTTTCACAGACGATGTGGAAAAAGGAGAGCTGATCGCCACCAAGGTGATCGAAGTCGGGACTTGCTTCGTGAACGATTTTGTCCGTTCTGACCCAAGGCTGCCTTTCGGTGGCGTGAAAGAGAGCGGTTATGGACGGGAATTATCTCAGTTTGGGATTCGGGAATTTGTGAATATAAAAACGGTTTATATCCGTTAAAGAACCGGCCTTTATCCCCGAGCCTCTATTATGGCTTCCCTCAGTTCAAAGATAACTTTCACATAGTTCAGGGCTGGGTTGTAGCGGTATACAGACTTCCAATTGGGGCTGTCTTTTGAAAAATTATCGCTCCCTTTGGCATACCCATTTTTTACCAGATAGTTGGCCATGCTCGCCAGGACGTCTGGCCAGTCAAAAGGTTCCCGGACACCATCACCGTCAAAATCTACCGCATAACTCCGGAAACTGGAGGGGATGAACTGACCATACCCAAAGGCACCAGCATAGGAGCCACCCAGGGAAAGCGGTGGAACATTGTTTTCGTAACAGTAACTGAGAAATTCCGCCATTTCCTTCTCCACCCACTTTTCTCTCCGGGGCAATTTGTGTATGACAGTATGGAGAGCCACAAAGACTAAGTGTGTCTTAGCATGAGTCCCGTATTTTGATTCCACCCCCGCCAGGCTCACAAGAAGAAAAGGGTCAACACCGAATTCAGCGTAAACAGTCTCAATGAGTGCCTTATTCTGACTGTAAAACTTTACGCCCTCTTTGATCCGTTGGTCAGTGACAAAAATTTTTCTGTAACGTTCGTAAGAAAGTCTTTCAGCAGGCCGGTGGAATCTCCGAATAATCTCATCATCAATATAAATATCGGGATGATTAAATGATCCTTCGAGAAATTGAGGCGGGACATCTTGGTTCTCTAGCTGGTCAAAAATTTGGCTGTAAATTTTTCTGGCCAGTTCATTCTCAGCAATTTGGTCAAGGAGTTTTTGTTTTGTCTCGGGTGTCCAACCGACAACTGTGACTTCCTGATCCGCAACAAAAGCGGTCAAAACCAGCCCCGTAATTAGAGGAAAAAAATTGATCAATTAATCTCTAACCCTTAGAGACTAATTTCGATAGTCGAGAGGAGGCTTTCTCTCTCCCAGTAATGCATAATAGTTGAAATCCGGTCCCCTGCGGTCAATTAATTCCGCTTTCGCCTGTTTTATCGTAGCCGGAGATTCAAAAATATCTACGGTTGAAAGAGCCAAAGTTTTTGCGGCCACCATAAGTCCCTTAAAACCGATGCTCATACCTCCGGCGGCCACAGCCTGCCAAGTGTGAGCTGACGTCCCGGGAACCCAGGTCGCAGCATTCAATCCGGCCGTTGGAACCATCCAACTTA from Candidatus Neomarinimicrobiota bacterium includes:
- a CDS encoding pirin family protein, producing the protein MIDKKRQVLQTIEGLMTSDGGGVNLKRIIGSPQLDTLDPFLLLDEFRSENPDDYLAGFPPHPHRGFETVTYMLQGSFRHKDSAGNEGLLTSGSVQWMTAGRGVIHSEMPEQEDGLVWGFQLWVNLPKKLKMTEPDYQDIPSENIAEVNEEGVTVRIVTGIYNGTTGPASAKTGMSYMDVHLESNTVFNHDLVDGWNSFVYVFEGSVKVGDENEIFVGNLAVLDTEGEVQLSGGHEGGRCLLVAGEPLNEPIARGGPFVMNTRGEVLQAFEDYQNGVFDKTISR
- a CDS encoding glutathione S-transferase family protein, with the protein product MVKAQYPKEINIQGEFVRQVSAFRKWVTADGSSGFPTESGRYHLYVSLACPWAHRTIIYRKLKKLENAISMSVVDPIREERGWRFNDEFPDSLNGFSFLSEAYRATNPEFEGRVTVPVLWDKKTGGIVNNESSELIRMLNSEFDAFGDPAIDFYPYSMRKEIDNMNEMIYNSVNNGVYRCGFATAQKAYEKAFNDLWGTLEKLEELLGDQTYLVGDTLTEADWRLFPTLVRFDPVYYSHFKCNKHRLVDCPNLWNYIKRLYAVPGIAETVDMDHIKHHYFMTHEKLNPSRIVPVGPAISFNGDK
- a CDS encoding aldo/keto reductase — protein: MNYRRLGKSGLKLSELSYGSWVTFSFQLDESAAEDCMKVAYDAGVNFFDNAEVYADGESEVIMGKVLQKMKWSRDTYSVSSKVYWGGEKPMQRGLSRKHIHDACHAALKRLQVDYLDLFFCHRPDRHTPIEESVRAMDSLVKQGKVLYWGTSEWSADEIRAAYGVANQYNLEPPTTEQPQYNLFEREKLEREYLRLFDDEGLGTIIWSPLASGILTGKYAEGIPKGSRMELPEYGFLRKRLESPIGQDMVEKTKQLVAFADDIGISLIHLALAWCLKNPNVSTVILGASNSDQLRDNLRAADVAEKVTPEVMDKIEQIVQSRPESWTEW
- a CDS encoding NAD-dependent succinate-semialdehyde dehydrogenase, encoding MSLVSINPATGEKIREYEETSQNEVEVILRRAQNDFLSWRKTDFEHRNNLLYKVAADLRSNAQRYAEVMTEEMGKPIKEGRAEAEKSAWACEYYAENGEEFLASESVETDASKSFVTFQPIGTVLAIMPWNFPFWQVFRFAAPALMAGNVGILKHASNVTGCALAIEKIFRDAGYPEGCFSTLVMGSDRVGELIDHPVVKAVTLTGSTAAGKAVAARAGGALKKTVLELGGSDPYVILEDADLDQAVTACVTGRLINTGQSCIAAKRYIVVESVAKPFEEKLLEVLKGKIMGDPTDESNDIGPMARHDLRDELHDQVKRSVDAGARCLMGGEVPKIKGAFYPVTVLADVTPGMAAYEEEIFGPVASIIAVKDEAEALKAANDTPFGLGGAVFTDDVEKGELIATKVIEVGTCFVNDFVRSDPRLPFGGVKESGYGRELSQFGIREFVNIKTVYIR
- a CDS encoding lytic murein transglycosylase encodes the protein MINFFPLITGLVLTAFVADQEVTVVGWTPETKQKLLDQIAENELARKIYSQIFDQLENQDVPPQFLEGSFNHPDIYIDDEIIRRFHRPAERLSYERYRKIFVTDQRIKEGVKFYSQNKALIETVYAEFGVDPFLLVSLAGVESKYGTHAKTHLVFVALHTVIHKLPRREKWVEKEMAEFLSYCYENNVPPLSLGGSYAGAFGYGQFIPSSFRSYAVDFDGDGVREPFDWPDVLASMANYLVKNGYAKGSDNFSKDSPNWKSVYRYNPALNYVKVIFELREAIIEARG